One genomic segment of Opitutaceae bacterium includes these proteins:
- the ychF gene encoding redox-regulated ATPase YchF: MLRAGIVGLPNVGKSTLFNALTRSRKAEAANYPFCTIEPNVGVVQVPDNRLEPLSRITKSAKIIPAAVEFLDIAGLVAGASKGEGLGNKFLSNIREVDAIVEVVRCFENDDIIHNMGSVDPIRDIEVISTELVLADLDSAERQLERNLKKARGQDKDAIAAVALLERLIPHLNEGKTVNSFAVSDEREQQRINGFQLLSAKPVIYACNVGEDDVADHDKNPHVAKVREYVRTHRDAESCVICSKLEEDLGELSPEEEQQFLSELGARDSGVSELIHATYHLLGLASFLTSGEIETRAWTFIKGMKAPQCAGVIHTDFEKGFIKAEVVSWEDLKAAGSIAAAREAGKYRMEGRDYEVKDGDVVHFRFNV; the protein is encoded by the coding sequence ATGCTCCGAGCCGGAATCGTCGGATTGCCCAATGTCGGCAAATCCACCCTCTTCAACGCCCTCACCCGCTCCCGCAAGGCGGAGGCGGCCAACTACCCGTTCTGCACGATCGAACCCAATGTGGGCGTCGTCCAGGTGCCCGACAACCGCCTGGAGCCGCTCTCCAGAATCACCAAGTCGGCCAAGATCATCCCGGCAGCCGTTGAATTCCTCGACATCGCCGGACTCGTCGCCGGGGCCAGCAAAGGTGAAGGGCTCGGCAACAAATTCCTCTCCAATATCCGCGAAGTCGATGCCATCGTCGAAGTGGTCCGCTGTTTCGAAAACGACGACATCATCCACAATATGGGCAGCGTCGACCCGATCCGTGACATCGAGGTCATCAGCACGGAACTCGTCCTCGCCGACCTCGACTCCGCCGAACGCCAACTCGAGCGAAACCTGAAAAAGGCCCGCGGCCAGGACAAGGACGCCATCGCCGCCGTCGCCCTCCTCGAGCGTCTAATCCCCCACCTCAATGAGGGGAAGACCGTCAACTCCTTCGCCGTGTCCGACGAACGCGAACAGCAGCGCATCAACGGTTTTCAGCTTCTTTCGGCCAAACCCGTCATCTACGCCTGCAACGTGGGAGAGGATGATGTGGCCGACCACGACAAGAACCCGCACGTGGCCAAAGTCCGCGAATACGTCCGCACCCACCGCGACGCCGAAAGCTGCGTCATCTGCTCCAAGCTGGAAGAGGACCTCGGGGAACTCAGCCCGGAAGAGGAACAGCAATTCCTCAGCGAGCTTGGCGCCAGGGATTCCGGGGTTTCCGAACTCATCCACGCCACCTACCACCTTCTCGGCCTCGCCTCCTTCCTCACTTCCGGCGAGATCGAGACCCGGGCCTGGACCTTCATCAAGGGCATGAAGGCCCCGCAATGCGCCGGCGTCATCCACACCGATTTCGAAAAAGGGTTCATCAAGGCCGAGGTCGTCTCATGGGAAGACCTGAAAGCCGCCGGCTCCATCGCCGCCGCCCGCGAAGCCGGCAAATACCGGATGGAAGGACGCGACTATGAGGTCAAGGACGGCGACGTCGTCCACTTCCGCTTCAACGTCTGA
- the rpsP gene encoding 30S ribosomal protein S16, protein MALKIKLARTGATHNPVYRVVVAEARGNRDGRFVEILGTYQPKQRNNRLKLNVERADYWVSQGAIPTNTSRSLIKKARKAAPAEVAATPAESTASAEG, encoded by the coding sequence ATGGCATTGAAGATCAAACTCGCCCGAACCGGCGCCACCCACAATCCTGTTTATCGCGTCGTCGTCGCTGAAGCGCGGGGCAACCGGGACGGCCGTTTCGTGGAGATCCTCGGCACCTATCAGCCGAAACAGCGGAACAACCGCCTGAAACTGAATGTCGAGCGTGCGGATTACTGGGTCAGCCAGGGAGCGATCCCGACCAACACCAGCCGGTCCCTGATCAAGAAAGCACGCAAAGCGGCGCCGGCCGAGGTGGCTGCGACCCCGGCCGAGAGCACCGCTTCGGCTGAAGGTTGA
- the trmD gene encoding tRNA (guanosine(37)-N1)-methyltransferase TrmD, whose protein sequence is MKIDILTLFPAMLEGFLSESMIGRARTAGLLEIAVHNIRDWATDKHQVTDDRPFGGGAGMVMKPEPLFAAIEAVRRPGSLSVYLAPDGESLTPTLARELNAAPHLILVSGHYEGIDQRVRDHAIDREVSIGDYVLTNGTLAAAVLVDVCARFTPGVLGEEKSLTQESFTGNLLDFPQYTRPAEFRGWGIPEVLLSGNHAEIDKWRHEQRLERTRKLRPDLLKKSHETNR, encoded by the coding sequence GTGAAGATCGATATTCTGACACTTTTCCCCGCGATGCTTGAGGGATTCCTCTCCGAGAGCATGATCGGCCGTGCCCGGACGGCGGGGCTGCTCGAGATCGCGGTTCACAATATCCGCGACTGGGCCACGGACAAGCACCAGGTGACCGATGACCGGCCCTTTGGTGGAGGCGCCGGGATGGTCATGAAGCCCGAACCGCTCTTTGCGGCGATCGAAGCGGTGCGCCGGCCCGGGTCGTTGTCCGTCTATCTGGCTCCGGATGGCGAATCACTGACGCCGACTCTTGCGCGCGAATTGAATGCGGCGCCCCACCTGATCCTGGTCAGCGGGCATTACGAAGGAATTGACCAGCGGGTGCGGGATCATGCCATTGATCGTGAGGTCAGCATCGGCGATTACGTGCTGACCAACGGCACCCTCGCGGCGGCCGTCCTGGTCGACGTCTGCGCCCGATTCACGCCCGGTGTTCTCGGTGAGGAAAAGTCATTGACTCAGGAAAGTTTCACCGGCAATTTGCTCGACTTCCCTCAATACACGCGACCGGCCGAATTCCGTGGTTGGGGGATCCCAGAGGTTCTTCTTTCGGGGAATCACGCTGAGATTGACAAGTGGCGACACGAACAGCGGCTCGAGCGAACCCGGAAATTACGTCCCGATTTACTGAAAAAGTCCCATGAAACCAATCGTTAG
- the rplS gene encoding 50S ribosomal protein L19 gives MKPIVSEITRSQLKTDLPAFKVGDGVRVHTKVREGEKERIQVFAGIVIARKGGGIQETFTVRRISYGEGVEKVFPVHSPNIDKIEIDRESKVMRARLYYLRGRIGKRAVQVKEKRTS, from the coding sequence ATGAAACCAATCGTTAGCGAAATCACCCGCAGCCAACTCAAGACCGATTTGCCCGCCTTCAAGGTTGGTGACGGTGTTCGTGTCCACACCAAGGTGCGGGAAGGCGAAAAAGAGCGTATCCAGGTTTTTGCCGGTATCGTCATTGCCCGGAAGGGCGGGGGGATCCAGGAGACCTTCACGGTTCGCCGCATTTCCTACGGAGAAGGCGTGGAAAAAGTATTCCCGGTCCACAGCCCGAACATCGACAAGATCGAGATCGACCGCGAGAGCAAGGTCATGCGGGCCCGTCTCTACTACCTGCGTGGCCGGATCGGCAAGCGGGCCGTCCAGGTCAAGGAGAAGCGGACCTCCTGA
- the tkt gene encoding transketolase, with translation MSLDKEILSQAADQARGIAIDGVVAAGNAGHLGLPLGAAEIGAVLFGHSLRFNPARPRWINRDRFVLSAGHGSMFLYGWLHLAGYDLPKEELAKFRHLHSKTPGHPEFHETVGVEATTGPLGQGVGNAVGMAMSAKMAEARFNTAEHTILDYRVVCLMGDGCNQEGVSQEACALAGHLGLDNLILIFDSNDVTLDAQGEASQSEDTAARFKAIGFDVQTIDGHDLEAIAGAYDAARSTTSGRPQLIIARTEIGRGIPEVAGTFKAHGEGGAKFAEKSKAGLGLPAGETFYVSDEVHDYFKAQAHHHDEDQAEWDALYSAWKAANPDLAALLEDGYARTLPDVDTLLSWIPEASDKPAATRVTGGKALNALAARLPLIVSGSADLYGSTKNYLDDAGGDFTRENRLGRNIRFGIREHAMGAIVNGMAYEGLFIPSGATFFTFSDYMRPSVRLSALSGLPVMWYWTHDSVGVGVDGPTHQPVETIGSLRCVPNLDMIRPADAEEVAGAIVAAIERADGPTGLSLSRQDLPLLSEIPVAERRRGVLRGGYVARREKGELKAIIIGTGSELQLALKAADTLGDGVRVVSMPCTERFDRQASDYRESVLPAGCRRRVAVEAGVSETWYKYVGLDGEVVGIDRFGLSAPGDQVMDALGVTVETVAAAVKRVMA, from the coding sequence ATGTCTCTGGATAAGGAAATCCTTTCTCAGGCCGCTGATCAGGCCCGTGGCATCGCGATTGATGGAGTGGTGGCGGCCGGCAATGCCGGACACCTCGGGCTGCCTTTGGGTGCGGCCGAGATCGGGGCCGTCCTTTTCGGACATTCCCTGAGATTCAATCCGGCGCGTCCGCGATGGATCAACCGCGACCGGTTCGTCCTCTCGGCCGGCCATGGTTCGATGTTCCTTTACGGGTGGCTTCACCTTGCCGGGTATGATCTGCCGAAGGAGGAACTGGCGAAATTCCGGCACCTGCACAGCAAGACTCCGGGCCATCCCGAGTTCCATGAGACCGTCGGCGTCGAAGCCACGACCGGGCCACTTGGCCAGGGGGTTGGCAATGCGGTCGGAATGGCGATGTCGGCCAAAATGGCCGAGGCTCGATTCAACACGGCTGAGCACACCATCCTCGACTACCGGGTGGTCTGCCTGATGGGCGACGGGTGCAATCAGGAGGGAGTGTCCCAGGAGGCCTGCGCGCTGGCCGGGCACCTCGGGCTCGACAATCTGATCCTGATCTTCGACAGCAACGACGTCACGCTCGACGCCCAGGGCGAAGCGAGTCAATCGGAGGACACGGCGGCCCGATTCAAGGCCATCGGTTTCGACGTCCAGACCATCGACGGGCATGATCTCGAGGCGATTGCCGGGGCCTATGACGCGGCGCGTTCGACCACCTCGGGTCGGCCGCAGTTGATCATCGCCCGGACCGAGATCGGTCGGGGCATTCCGGAGGTGGCGGGAACCTTCAAGGCCCATGGTGAAGGCGGCGCGAAATTCGCCGAGAAGTCGAAGGCGGGTCTTGGTCTCCCCGCCGGCGAAACATTCTATGTATCCGACGAGGTGCATGATTATTTCAAGGCCCAGGCGCATCACCACGATGAGGATCAGGCAGAGTGGGATGCTCTCTATTCTGCATGGAAGGCGGCGAACCCCGACCTGGCGGCCCTGCTCGAAGACGGCTATGCCCGGACCCTGCCCGATGTGGATACCCTGCTTTCCTGGATACCGGAGGCCTCGGACAAGCCGGCGGCCACGCGGGTGACCGGCGGCAAGGCGCTCAATGCGCTGGCGGCGAGACTGCCGTTGATTGTCAGCGGAAGCGCCGACCTCTATGGCTCGACCAAGAATTACCTGGACGACGCCGGTGGCGATTTCACCCGTGAGAACCGACTTGGCCGCAATATCCGTTTCGGTATCCGGGAGCACGCGATGGGCGCGATCGTCAACGGGATGGCTTACGAGGGACTGTTCATCCCGTCCGGTGCCACCTTCTTCACTTTTTCCGATTATATGCGGCCGTCGGTCCGCCTGTCGGCTCTTTCGGGTCTGCCGGTGATGTGGTACTGGACGCATGACAGTGTCGGGGTGGGGGTGGATGGTCCGACCCATCAGCCGGTGGAAACGATCGGCAGCCTGCGCTGTGTCCCGAATCTCGACATGATCCGTCCGGCTGATGCCGAGGAGGTGGCCGGTGCCATCGTTGCGGCGATCGAGCGGGCGGACGGTCCCACCGGTTTGAGTCTCTCGCGGCAGGATCTGCCTTTGCTGTCCGAGATCCCGGTGGCCGAGCGTCGCCGGGGAGTGCTCAGAGGAGGCTATGTCGCCCGTCGGGAGAAAGGCGAGCTCAAGGCCATCATCATCGGCACCGGCAGCGAGCTGCAGCTCGCGCTGAAGGCGGCCGATACTCTGGGAGACGGAGTGCGGGTCGTCTCCATGCCCTGCACGGAGCGCTTCGACCGCCAGGCGAGTGATTACCGGGAGAGTGTGCTTCCGGCAGGTTGTCGGCGGCGGGTCGCGGTCGAGGCGGGCGTTTCCGAAACGTGGTACAAATATGTCGGCCTCGACGGCGAGGTCGTCGGGATCGATCGTTTCGGTTTGTCGGCTCCGGGTGACCAGGTGATGGACGCTCTTGGCGTCACGGTCGAAACGGTTGCTGCGGCGGTCAAACGGGTGATGGCCTGA
- a CDS encoding efflux RND transporter periplasmic adaptor subunit: protein MIDPTNSDPLEMNASGLLRKLTGRRPAPRGRARPGSTTLHTDFWWSRFVVPVLGGLLAVGLGGCGKGGDGGGGGDGGAMAVPVVVSQVRLEAISERIFVVGSLAANERVEIKSEIDGRLETVGFIEGESVKAGQVLFKLDQVKLEAAVNLAEANFKLAKTVLERNESLLESRSISQQELDRAIATFSSTQASLELAKEDLIDATIVAPFDGVMSDRKVSPGQVVNSGTPLAAIIDTDPLKAEFNVPERFISQLTLGQNIEIKVTAYPNETFVGRVYFISPEVTSSSRTVLMKAEVDNRDGRLKAGMFGNLDLILDVKEGALVIPETAISYRGDLASVYVINEANEAELRSVRPGIRLAGRVEIVEGLQAGERVVTEGIQKIGPGSPVSISPKSDLILPADDPNAEDTVPNG from the coding sequence ATGATTGATCCAACGAATTCCGATCCCCTTGAGATGAATGCCTCGGGGTTGTTGCGCAAATTGACCGGCCGCAGGCCTGCCCCGAGGGGCCGTGCCCGCCCGGGGAGCACGACCCTACATACTGATTTCTGGTGGAGTCGCTTCGTCGTTCCGGTTCTGGGCGGCCTTCTGGCCGTCGGACTGGGCGGTTGTGGCAAGGGTGGCGACGGGGGAGGCGGCGGAGATGGCGGCGCGATGGCCGTCCCGGTGGTCGTTTCGCAAGTGCGACTTGAGGCGATCTCGGAGCGGATCTTTGTCGTGGGGAGTCTGGCTGCGAATGAGCGGGTGGAGATCAAGAGCGAGATTGACGGGCGGCTCGAGACGGTCGGCTTTATCGAGGGGGAGTCGGTCAAGGCCGGGCAGGTTCTCTTCAAACTCGACCAGGTCAAACTCGAGGCCGCGGTCAACCTGGCGGAAGCCAATTTCAAACTGGCGAAGACGGTTCTCGAACGCAATGAATCCCTGCTGGAAAGCCGGTCGATTTCCCAGCAGGAACTGGATCGGGCGATCGCCACATTTTCCTCGACGCAGGCCAGTCTGGAACTGGCGAAGGAGGACCTGATTGATGCGACCATCGTGGCTCCTTTCGACGGGGTCATGAGTGATCGGAAGGTCAGTCCGGGCCAGGTGGTGAATTCGGGGACCCCTCTGGCCGCGATCATCGACACGGATCCATTGAAGGCGGAGTTCAATGTGCCCGAGAGGTTCATCAGTCAGCTGACACTCGGGCAGAATATCGAGATCAAGGTCACCGCCTACCCGAACGAAACCTTTGTCGGCCGGGTCTATTTCATCAGCCCCGAAGTGACTTCCTCGAGCCGGACGGTCCTGATGAAGGCGGAGGTGGACAACCGGGACGGACGTTTGAAAGCGGGCATGTTCGGCAATCTGGACCTGATCCTCGACGTGAAGGAAGGGGCCCTGGTCATCCCGGAAACCGCAATCAGCTACCGGGGCGATCTCGCCTCGGTTTACGTGATCAACGAGGCGAACGAGGCTGAGCTCCGATCCGTCCGCCCGGGCATTCGCCTGGCGGGCCGGGTTGAGATCGTCGAGGGATTGCAGGCGGGTGAGCGGGTCGTGACCGAGGGTATCCAGAAGATCGGCCCGGGATCACCGGTTTCGATTTCCCCGAAGTCGGATCTGATCCTCCCGGCGGACGATCCGAACGCTGAGGACACGGTGCCAAACGGCTGA
- a CDS encoding efflux RND transporter permease subunit, translated as MLLSQVSIRRPILTTMMSLGLLIFGILGLSRLPVRELPDVDPPIVDVLTVYPGASATVVETEVTERLEEAINSIEGIKRMTSQSREQVSNVTVEFNLGRDIDVAAQDVRDRVSRIRGRLPEDILEPVVAKQDSNAYAILWIALYSDQLNTLELSDLAINLIKDRLQTVEGVSSVIIGGEKRFAIRLWLDPEKMAARRVTVDDVQTALREQNIELPSGRVENLEREMTIQTRGEMKDPEEFGDLVIRRDGDTLIRLREIARVEAGVEDLRSVARYNSKPAVGIGIVRQSRSNLIDVARGIKAEMERLKPFLPSSVETFYAYDEAAYVEQAVVEVWETLGIAFVLVVLTIFIFLRSVRSTIVPVLAIPVSIVASFGLLYVLGYSINIITLLALILAIGIVVDDSIVVLENIFRHIEEGLSPMEAAKKSMEEIAYAIVTITLSLVAVFLPLAFLPSLTGRLFIEFATALSGSVLISAFVALTLAPMVASRALRPLNREKHGRLFNFFERRFDWINGHYMRVLRFSMRHRFLVIFGAIASLGLSALVLSRLDREFLPDEDKGRLFCILFAPEGSTSEYTDRMMRQMEAIVSETPEVAGYFTAVALPFSGPGSATVGFMFITLKEDRERHVREIVGAPDGFGNRFFTEIEGAFAVPNIPKAIETTGGRPFQLVLQSTEMDAVEAYTLELTNKLRQIGYLTNVRQNFEVSKPELRIMVERNRAAALGVSIEQVSRTLQILFGGQDLSRVKRGGKEYDVIAQLDRESRLTPSDLDRLYVRSATGQLVQLSNVARYETGAGPNAIYHFNRYRSATIEAQPVGITLGTAMERVEKLLEQDLPAGFRYEWTGESGDLQETGQDITFVFVLALVIVFMVLAAQFESVVHPFTVMLSLPLAFLGAFGLLWLVGWILPDVGGMNINLFSQIGLVLLVGLVTKNSILLVEFANQRVARGVPAMEAMIEAGRIRLRPILMTSLATIAGILPIAIGIGGSAEGRRPLGVAAVGGMVTSTMLTLIVIPVVYTLFADLTNRRKRKRTKAAGEAGEPVSQADSGSGD; from the coding sequence ATGTTACTGTCCCAAGTCAGCATCCGCCGCCCGATCCTCACCACGATGATGAGCCTCGGCCTGCTCATCTTCGGCATTCTCGGTTTGTCCCGACTCCCGGTGCGCGAATTGCCGGACGTGGATCCTCCGATCGTCGATGTGCTCACCGTCTATCCGGGTGCGAGCGCCACGGTGGTGGAAACCGAAGTGACGGAGCGCCTGGAGGAGGCGATCAACAGCATCGAGGGCATCAAGCGGATGACCAGTCAGAGCCGCGAGCAGGTCAGCAATGTCACGGTCGAGTTCAATCTGGGCAGAGACATCGATGTGGCCGCCCAGGACGTCCGGGACCGGGTATCGCGCATCCGCGGCCGGTTGCCGGAGGACATCCTGGAACCCGTGGTGGCCAAGCAGGACTCCAACGCCTATGCCATTCTCTGGATCGCGCTGTACAGCGATCAGCTCAACACCCTTGAGTTGTCGGACCTGGCGATCAACCTGATCAAGGACCGCCTGCAGACGGTGGAGGGGGTCAGTTCGGTCATCATCGGGGGAGAGAAACGTTTTGCCATCCGGCTTTGGCTCGATCCGGAGAAGATGGCGGCGCGGCGTGTCACGGTGGACGATGTGCAGACGGCGCTGCGCGAGCAGAACATCGAATTGCCGAGCGGGCGGGTAGAGAACCTCGAGCGCGAGATGACGATTCAGACCCGGGGCGAGATGAAGGATCCCGAAGAGTTCGGGGACCTGGTCATCCGCCGGGATGGCGACACGCTGATCCGCCTGCGCGAAATCGCCCGGGTGGAGGCGGGAGTCGAGGACCTGCGTTCGGTGGCCCGCTACAATTCCAAGCCGGCGGTCGGGATCGGCATCGTCCGGCAGTCGCGTTCGAACCTGATCGACGTGGCCCGGGGGATCAAGGCGGAGATGGAGCGTCTGAAGCCCTTCCTGCCGTCGTCGGTCGAGACCTTCTATGCCTATGATGAAGCGGCTTATGTCGAGCAGGCGGTGGTCGAGGTCTGGGAGACGCTCGGCATCGCCTTTGTCCTGGTCGTCCTGACCATCTTCATCTTCCTGCGGAGCGTCCGGTCGACCATCGTACCCGTTCTGGCGATACCAGTTTCCATCGTGGCCAGTTTCGGGCTGCTTTACGTTCTCGGTTATTCGATCAACATCATCACCCTTCTGGCCTTGATCCTCGCGATCGGCATCGTGGTCGACGACTCAATCGTGGTTCTGGAGAACATCTTCCGCCATATCGAGGAGGGACTCTCGCCGATGGAGGCGGCCAAGAAGTCGATGGAGGAGATCGCCTATGCGATCGTGACGATCACCCTGTCGCTGGTCGCGGTATTCCTGCCCCTTGCTTTTCTGCCGAGTCTGACAGGTCGGCTCTTCATCGAGTTTGCCACGGCCCTGTCAGGATCTGTGCTCATCTCGGCCTTCGTGGCGTTGACCCTGGCGCCGATGGTGGCCTCGCGTGCGCTCCGGCCGCTCAATCGTGAGAAGCACGGCCGGCTCTTCAATTTCTTCGAGCGCCGGTTCGACTGGATCAACGGCCACTACATGCGGGTGTTGCGCTTCTCCATGCGGCACCGTTTCCTGGTCATCTTCGGAGCGATCGCCTCGCTGGGGCTTTCGGCCCTGGTTCTCTCACGGCTGGACCGTGAATTCCTTCCTGATGAAGACAAGGGGCGGCTCTTCTGTATTCTCTTCGCGCCGGAGGGATCGACCAGTGAATACACGGACCGGATGATGCGCCAGATGGAGGCGATTGTTTCCGAAACGCCCGAGGTGGCGGGCTATTTCACGGCGGTGGCCCTCCCGTTCAGTGGTCCGGGTTCGGCGACGGTTGGCTTCATGTTCATCACCCTGAAGGAGGATCGGGAGCGGCATGTCCGGGAAATCGTGGGCGCGCCGGACGGATTCGGGAACCGCTTCTTCACTGAGATCGAGGGTGCGTTCGCTGTGCCGAACATCCCGAAGGCGATCGAGACGACCGGTGGCCGCCCCTTTCAGCTGGTCCTGCAGAGCACCGAGATGGATGCGGTCGAGGCCTACACCCTCGAGTTGACCAACAAGCTGCGGCAGATCGGCTACCTGACCAATGTCCGGCAGAATTTCGAAGTGAGCAAACCCGAGCTGCGGATCATGGTGGAGCGCAACCGGGCGGCGGCGCTCGGAGTCTCGATCGAACAGGTTTCGCGGACTCTGCAGATTCTCTTTGGGGGCCAGGATCTGAGCCGGGTCAAGCGGGGAGGGAAGGAATATGACGTCATCGCCCAGCTCGACCGTGAATCCCGGCTGACGCCTTCGGATCTTGACCGTCTTTATGTGCGCAGCGCGACAGGGCAACTGGTCCAGCTGAGCAACGTGGCCCGCTACGAAACCGGGGCCGGTCCCAATGCGATCTATCACTTCAATCGCTACCGCTCGGCCACGATCGAGGCACAGCCGGTCGGAATCACCCTGGGAACGGCGATGGAGCGGGTGGAGAAATTGCTGGAGCAGGACCTGCCGGCGGGTTTCCGTTATGAGTGGACGGGCGAATCGGGGGATCTGCAGGAAACCGGTCAGGACATCACCTTCGTCTTTGTTCTGGCACTGGTCATTGTCTTCATGGTTCTGGCCGCCCAGTTTGAAAGTGTCGTCCATCCCTTCACCGTCATGCTCTCCCTGCCGCTGGCCTTTCTCGGCGCTTTCGGCCTGCTCTGGCTGGTCGGGTGGATCCTGCCTGACGTGGGTGGGATGAACATCAACCTGTTCAGCCAGATCGGACTCGTTCTCCTGGTTGGTCTTGTGACCAAGAATTCCATACTTCTGGTCGAGTTTGCCAATCAACGCGTGGCGCGCGGGGTGCCGGCGATGGAGGCCATGATCGAGGCGGGCCGGATCCGTCTTCGGCCGATTCTCATGACCAGCCTGGCGACGATCGCGGGTATTCTGCCCATCGCCATCGGCATCGGCGGATCAGCGGAAGGACGTCGTCCGCTGGGTGTGGCGGCGGTCGGCGGCATGGTCACGAGCACGATGCTCACCCTGATCGTCATCCCGGTGGTCTACACCCTCTTCGCCGATCTGACGAATCGGCGGAAGCGCAAGAGGACAAAGGCGGCGGGCGAAGCGGGAGAACCGGTGTCGCAGGCTGATTCCGGATCCGGGGATTGA